Proteins from a single region of Candidatus Puniceispirillum marinum IMCC1322:
- a CDS encoding transporter substrate-binding domain-containing protein — protein MRTKNFINKMAVCASLALSLALTTGTVAQADKLDDVIDNGKVRCGVVLDFPPIGYRDANNEPAGFDVEYCKDLATAMDVDYEIIPLTWAERLPSIVSNRADVVFGGTSDTLERAKTVGFTIPYAIYYAQAVVTKESGITSFADMKGKRVGAAVGTVPEIEFLKIAKEWGTENLYQGFQSENEVFLAVAQGKIDAGITTNTAVKPITNQYDTIVAGPRMPWTTDYTSVVGPRKDFGWLNYLNLFVTQQVRSGRYQELWGKYVGGEAPELRIPGVMY, from the coding sequence ATGAGAACCAAGAATTTTATTAACAAGATGGCTGTTTGTGCATCACTAGCTTTATCGTTGGCTTTGACAACTGGAACAGTAGCACAAGCTGATAAGTTAGATGACGTGATTGATAACGGCAAAGTCCGTTGTGGTGTTGTTTTGGACTTTCCACCCATTGGATATCGCGATGCCAATAATGAGCCAGCTGGCTTTGACGTCGAGTATTGTAAAGATTTGGCCACAGCCATGGATGTTGATTACGAAATCATCCCACTGACCTGGGCTGAGAGATTGCCAAGTATCGTATCAAACCGCGCTGATGTGGTTTTTGGCGGCACATCCGATACGCTTGAGCGTGCCAAGACAGTCGGTTTCACCATTCCTTATGCGATCTATTATGCACAAGCAGTGGTGACAAAAGAGTCAGGCATCACAAGCTTTGCCGATATGAAAGGCAAGCGTGTTGGTGCAGCTGTTGGTACCGTTCCTGAGATTGAGTTTTTGAAAATTGCCAAAGAATGGGGTACGGAAAATCTGTATCAAGGCTTCCAAAGCGAAAATGAAGTTTTCCTGGCTGTTGCCCAAGGCAAGATTGATGCAGGCATCACAACAAACACTGCTGTTAAGCCTATCACCAATCAATATGACACAATTGTCGCTGGCCCGAGAATGCCATGGACAACAGATTACACATCAGTGGTTGGCCCGCGCAAAGATTTTGGCTGGTTGAACTATCTTAATCTGTTTGTAACACAGCAGGTGCGGTCAGGTCGTTATCAGGAACTGTGGGGCAAATATGTCGGCGGTGAAGCACCTGAGCTACGCATCCCAGGCGTTATGTACTAG
- a CDS encoding GntR family transcriptional regulator, with the protein MKNGPTRKRGDSAKFVYQHLRESIICLELAPGELLDEASLSSRFLMSRSPIREALIRLSMEGLVHTLPNKNSVVAPLGLDTLPDYLDALELIQRLVTRLAAQFRTEDDLEFMRAKQIEFRNALAQADFALMIDSNREFHMAISKAARNKYFDFLYSRLLDDGKRMLYLYFNSFFEGVPDSVADEHDLIIDAIENKDADRAETLAKAHAIDVATKFLNYLNDRHSTDFDIRVKPRDGQS; encoded by the coding sequence ATGAAAAACGGACCCACACGAAAACGTGGCGATAGCGCCAAATTTGTTTATCAACATTTACGAGAATCGATAATTTGTCTTGAGTTGGCACCTGGCGAATTGCTTGATGAAGCCAGTCTAAGCTCGCGCTTTTTAATGTCGCGATCGCCTATCCGTGAAGCCCTTATTCGGCTCTCAATGGAAGGTCTTGTTCATACCTTGCCAAATAAGAATTCTGTCGTGGCGCCGTTGGGGCTGGACACCCTTCCCGATTATTTGGATGCGCTGGAATTGATCCAGCGTCTGGTAACGCGCCTAGCTGCGCAATTTCGCACCGAAGACGATCTGGAATTTATGCGCGCTAAACAAATAGAGTTTAGAAATGCCTTAGCGCAAGCCGATTTTGCCCTCATGATCGATTCAAACCGTGAATTTCATATGGCCATCAGCAAAGCGGCGCGGAATAAATACTTTGATTTTCTATATTCACGCCTTCTCGATGATGGCAAACGCATGCTGTATCTATATTTTAACTCGTTTTTTGAAGGCGTACCCGACTCGGTCGCCGATGAACATGACTTAATAATAGATGCAATCGAGAACAAAGATGCTGACCGGGCTGAAACCCTCGCCAAAGCGCACGCCATTGATGTGGCTACAAAGTTTTTGAACTATCTGAATGACCGCCACTCAACAGACTTTGATATTCGCGTCAAACCGCGTGATGGTCAAAGTTAA
- a CDS encoding amino acid ABC transporter permease, with amino-acid sequence METSAAPTIAFFTAFKASDFLFLGEAAMRTLMISVIAISSGSLLGVIFGWILAEFNRYLTAILNLILDVFRSVPLIIQLILFYNFFPIIGLPLSPFMAGTIVLIVYTAALVAQVARSGVEATPLPMRRAARSLGMTYFQDIRYVVFPIGLRAVLPAWTGVALGVLKDSALVSVLGYVELLRASQILVTRTQEPFIILAVVGGFYFMLSYPIARITDRLEKRWQYD; translated from the coding sequence ATGGAAACTTCAGCAGCCCCAACCATCGCATTCTTTACCGCTTTCAAGGCGTCAGACTTTTTGTTTCTGGGTGAAGCCGCAATGCGAACCTTGATGATTTCGGTGATTGCCATATCTTCGGGTAGTTTACTTGGCGTTATCTTTGGATGGATTCTAGCCGAATTTAATCGCTATTTAACAGCTATTTTAAATCTGATACTGGATGTGTTTCGAAGCGTGCCACTCATCATCCAGCTAATTCTGTTCTATAATTTTTTTCCGATTATCGGTTTGCCACTATCGCCGTTCATGGCAGGTACAATCGTGCTAATAGTCTATACCGCCGCCTTGGTCGCGCAGGTCGCACGAAGCGGTGTAGAAGCAACCCCCTTGCCGATGCGCCGTGCAGCTCGCTCGCTTGGCATGACGTATTTTCAAGACATTCGTTACGTCGTATTTCCGATCGGGTTACGTGCGGTTCTTCCAGCTTGGACAGGAGTGGCGCTAGGTGTGTTGAAGGACTCGGCATTAGTGTCAGTGCTTGGTTATGTCGAACTACTTCGCGCTTCACAAATATTGGTTACCCGGACACAGGAACCTTTTATTATTTTGGCAGTTGTTGGTGGCTTTTATTTTATGCTGTCATATCCAATTGCACGTATCACCGACCGCTTAGAAAAGAGGTGGCAATATGATTGA
- a CDS encoding amino acid ABC transporter permease: MDYNFHWRPVFRKLDQLIAAGLVTMEVAMLAMLCGILIGMALALMKMYGNRPMRAFAYGWIEIARNTPALLQLFFFGFGLGALGIHLSPFLIVLFGLSFNNAGYLAETFRGGFNAIPNTQIRAARSLGMSITQTYLRIAIPQVFRIVYHPMTNQLVWSVLMSSLGMLVGFRELSGETQFLAFKTFRIFEYFLAAAIIYYAIVKIILGLSWIIGRRLFRY; the protein is encoded by the coding sequence ATGGATTATAATTTTCATTGGCGACCCGTTTTTCGCAAACTTGACCAGCTTATAGCTGCCGGTTTGGTAACTATGGAAGTTGCCATGCTAGCCATGTTGTGTGGCATTTTGATTGGCATGGCTTTGGCTTTAATGAAAATGTATGGGAACCGTCCCATGCGCGCTTTTGCCTATGGCTGGATTGAAATTGCCCGAAATACACCAGCCTTGTTGCAATTGTTTTTCTTTGGCTTTGGTCTTGGTGCTTTGGGTATTCATCTCAGCCCCTTTTTAATCGTGCTATTTGGCTTATCCTTCAATAATGCTGGTTATCTAGCCGAAACCTTTCGTGGTGGCTTTAACGCCATACCTAACACTCAAATTCGGGCGGCACGTTCATTAGGCATGTCCATTACACAAACCTATTTGCGCATCGCGATTCCACAGGTTTTTCGTATCGTTTACCATCCCATGACAAATCAGCTTGTATGGTCTGTATTAATGAGTTCTCTGGGCATGTTGGTCGGCTTCCGCGAACTATCGGGCGAAACCCAGTTCCTTGCGTTTAAGACATTTCGCATTTTTGAATATTTTCTAGCCGCCGCCATTATATATTACGCGATCGTCAAGATTATCTTGGGCTTATCGTGGATTATTGGCCGCCGGTTATTTAGATATTAG
- a CDS encoding dihydrodipicolinate synthase family protein, with the protein MFDGIIPPIITPFNDDMSVDEKGFATVIEYMIANGVHAIIVGGTTGENYSLSTAERINQFGVARDIINGRVPMICGVNDMTTATAVGLAEAARDKGADGILLAAPPYSLPTERELAAHCLLIDRAADLPIMLYNYPGRTGVWMGEEFLSRVGQRNNFMSIKEASGDINRIHLLAREFPHIALSCGAEDQALEFFVWGATSWVTPMANFFCAELVRFYELCRFEKDFDTAREMMTALLPLTTVIEGGGKFAQSVKFCVEFQGMSAGPVRPPMRALKKEQKRALREVIETAKISLQSILSDKETKKDESHVKLVK; encoded by the coding sequence ATGTTTGACGGTATTATACCTCCCATTATCACGCCTTTTAACGATGATATGTCAGTTGACGAAAAAGGATTTGCTACGGTCATTGAATATATGATTGCAAATGGAGTCCACGCCATCATTGTGGGTGGCACAACAGGTGAGAACTATTCCCTTAGCACCGCAGAACGCATTAATCAATTTGGCGTTGCACGCGACATCATAAATGGTCGTGTGCCAATGATTTGCGGTGTAAATGACATGACTACAGCTACTGCCGTTGGGCTAGCAGAAGCTGCGCGAGATAAAGGGGCTGATGGTATTTTGTTGGCTGCGCCGCCTTATTCATTGCCAACTGAACGAGAATTAGCTGCGCATTGTTTGTTAATTGACCGTGCGGCAGATTTGCCCATCATGCTTTATAATTATCCGGGTCGAACAGGCGTCTGGATGGGGGAAGAATTTCTCTCTCGCGTTGGACAGCGTAATAACTTCATGTCGATCAAAGAAGCGAGTGGTGACATCAACCGCATTCATCTTTTAGCACGAGAATTTCCACATATAGCGTTGAGTTGTGGTGCAGAAGACCAGGCTCTTGAATTTTTTGTTTGGGGCGCTACCAGTTGGGTCACGCCTATGGCTAATTTCTTTTGTGCGGAACTTGTCCGTTTTTACGAATTATGTCGATTTGAAAAAGATTTTGATACTGCCCGCGAAATGATGACAGCCTTGTTACCGTTAACAACCGTAATCGAAGGTGGCGGAAAATTTGCCCAATCAGTGAAATTCTGTGTCGAGTTTCAGGGCATGTCAGCAGGCCCGGTGCGGCCACCAATGCGCGCTTTAAAGAAAGAACAAAAGCGCGCTTTGCGGGAGGTCATCGAAACAGCCAAAATTAGCCTACAGTCAATCCTGTCCGACAAAGAAACCAAGAAAGATGAGTCTCATGTCAAACTTGTTAAATAA
- a CDS encoding amino acid ABC transporter ATP-binding protein — MIEIKNLRKSFGELEVLKGVDLTVQQGEVISIIGASGSGKSTLLYCINGLEDIQSGQILVDGVDVHSKSTDMNKLRQKIGMVFQQYNAFPHLTTLENVALAPKIVLGKSKPESEEIAKAQLEHVGLGDKFDVYPSRMSGGQQQRLAIARALAMEPRYMLFDEVTSALDPELVGEVLDTMRLLSDAGMTMLVVTHEIGFARDVSDRVAYVHEGLIEEIGPPSQVIANPKSAHAKRFLSNVT, encoded by the coding sequence ATGATTGAAATTAAAAACCTTAGAAAATCCTTTGGTGAGCTTGAAGTTCTGAAAGGCGTAGATCTGACCGTTCAGCAAGGCGAGGTGATTTCGATCATTGGAGCCAGTGGTTCAGGCAAATCAACTTTGCTTTATTGTATAAATGGGCTTGAGGACATTCAAAGCGGACAGATACTTGTCGATGGTGTTGATGTTCATTCAAAATCAACTGACATGAATAAACTACGCCAGAAAATTGGAATGGTTTTTCAGCAATATAACGCCTTTCCGCATTTGACAACGCTTGAAAATGTGGCCTTGGCTCCAAAAATTGTACTTGGCAAATCCAAACCTGAGTCAGAAGAAATTGCTAAGGCGCAGTTAGAGCATGTTGGTCTAGGCGATAAGTTTGATGTGTATCCAAGCCGGATGTCAGGTGGTCAGCAACAACGTCTTGCGATCGCGCGCGCTTTGGCTATGGAACCACGCTATATGCTATTTGACGAGGTTACATCCGCGCTTGATCCAGAACTGGTTGGTGAGGTTTTGGACACAATGCGGTTATTGAGTGATGCAGGTATGACTATGCTTGTGGTTACACATGAAATTGGATTTGCACGCGATGTTTCTGATCGTGTGGCTTATGTGCATGAAGGCCTGATCGAAGAAATTGGCCCACCATCACAAGTTATTGCAAACCCAAAAAGTGCACATGCAAAGCGGTTTCTGTCCAATGTCACTTAG